The following proteins are co-located in the Microplitis demolitor isolate Queensland-Clemson2020A chromosome 5, iyMicDemo2.1a, whole genome shotgun sequence genome:
- the LOC103570710 gene encoding vacuolar protein sorting-associated protein 8 homolog: MAENGFESEIGSQENLAAEAINLDIDELDDTEYAIPAVDKLPSLESILTEPDCDSLSGTELDINTAMVVTATTTTTTAAAAASSSSSSSTSFIGEIIDESETTSVGSLLSLNSLTKPITRNPEFPLSGVILKHAIMRGITSQIKSASDKVNGGLASAVAAGGDMVVIGTSHGLILAFDSKQTLRWCNQEARHQGSVSSLGFNNDGTRLLAGFARGHILMIDNNIGKVLRVLTDVHSPGTAVLNVKFTDLPTLALCSDSGGSVFELTFKRIMGVRGCDSKCLFSGSRGEVCTLEPLLINNISRHPLKNYIIVALATLSKIIVVCIRPRIRVLLTHPLVGPATAPPQISWQLVVIQSSDSSRVIDPVLALARETTIHFYQVSSEAGSRIRLSPLRRITLSYVICNLKWLNTRSLAILDTQERLHLLDVRTQQDLETIDMSTVGISYASCHFKGLSTGGNVSKAMALAGERASYNTVITYGNQLLLLGTKRLHIVFIRTWSERLRYLTLQKRYPEALSLGLSFYQDKGKAVVGLSGLKKVRKRMTFIKTSQILIQYMQELIKLPEPTTTTTTTTTTNDSNNDNLFNNTNENDIITTCVDYAVQLENIHLLFGPLWDLVCESTILKGYYLRALEGPLLDGSLPPRLPPLIAQQLVSLYDKEKKFKSLQTIIVLLEIDCLDIHQVTTLCRERCLWEGLIHLQTVALGDYTAPIHQLIPVLQNYLINSNKSSSSLLSSDCIKLGNALLVYASCCLAGRGFPRGDLPEGQSQRAKAQVLGALLSQHSSLAEDNERQYPYLRTLLRFDPRGFLDVIAMAFQEPEFKTEMGYRQRQRLIDILLSIVIPSTPLTPDNPDYLDDNKKALVLVFIANQIASTTVTLESNVLNQLVELLCTENINKTIKITRDEKLERENAVLQLIYNNKLNGITDNTLLNLAQRVNYYRISQVIYTARDDWISVCKCFISDCYRQHQVWPWLEKLSTSELTKVIIFNITDLVTIDVDRISNLIAKRIPTKINNIIEKLNNENDKNNSRLEYSLLLSFFQLNQYKDDEQDYIKLELSTQHLERLLILMCEYEPTRVVNHMNGPHGCRLDQALIIVQNANHQEAIALMFEKMGNYQEAFDLLLNKLQQKLSIFYNNNNNNSNSNIPNNDEIIITATINISGLCRRSAGNLDWMPLVETVLQPYNNNNNNNNNNNNNNNNNNNNRVEILRGKLLKVVLEALSGTNALSIVLERILKHPLATSGTVGDIRQLLTGVLTHSRYEQVLVEKTAKLVSLELHESLKKTLRDAGRACASTCTVCPVCRKIFSQSTDYTVFFCCGHGFHLQCLGDKKLCYKCLNDKGWAPVATNYRPESRPLPERPQIIPPIFMRGRDFTLKLAAPTVLPNLEGIF; encoded by the exons atggctgAAAATGGATTTGAATCTGAGATTGGATCTCAAGAGAATCTCGCTGCTGAAGCAATTAATCTAGACATTGATGag ttggATGATACTGAGTATGCAATACCAGCAGTGGACAAACTACCCTCCTTGGAAAGTATTTTAACAGAACCAGATTGTGATTCTCTTTCTGGTACAGAATTAGATATTAATACAGCGATGGTAgtaacagcaacaacaacaacaacaacagcagcagcagcagcatcatcatcatcatcatcttcaacATCATTTATTGGAGAAATAATTGATGAAAGTGAAACAACAAGTGTTGGTAGTTTATTgtctttaaattcattaactaAACCAATTACACGTAATCCTGAATTTCCTCTATCAGGTGTTATTTTAAAGCATGCAATAATGAGAGGTATAACATCACAAATAAAATCAGCGAGTGATAAAGTAAATGGTGGTTTAGCAAGTGCTGTTGCTGCTGGTGGAGATATGGTTGTAATAGGTACTAGCCATGGTTTAATTTTAGCATTTGATTCAAAACAAACATTAAGATGGTGTAATCAAGAAGCAAGACATCAAGGTTCTGTTTCATCATTAGGATTTAATAATGATGGTACAAGATTATTAGCTGGTTTTGCAAGAGGTCATATTCTTATGATTGACAATAATATTGGAAAAGTATTGAGAGTATTAACGGATGTTCATTCACCTGGTACTGCtgtattaaatgttaaatttacagaTTTACCAACATTAGCATTATGTAGTGATAGCGGTGGTTCTGTATttgaattaacttttaaacgaATAATGGGTGTTAGAGGATGTGAtagtaaatgtttatttagtGGATCACGTGGTGAAGTATGTACATTAGAAccacttttaataaataatatatctcgacatccattaaaaaattatattattgtagCATTAGCaacattatcaaaaataattgttgtatGTATAAGACCTAGAATAAGAGTTTTATTAACTCATCCACTTGTAGGACCAGCAACAGCACCACCACAAATATCTTGGCAATTAGTTGTTATACAATCATCTGATTCATCACGTGTTATTGATCCAGTATTGGCATTAGCACGCGAAACaacaattcatttttatcaagTATCTTCAGAAGCTGGTTCACGTATAAGATTATCACCATTACGAAGAATAACATTGTCTTatgttatttgtaatttaaaatggtTAAATACAAGATCATTGGCAATATTAGATACCCAAGAACGTCTTCATTTACTTGATGTAAGAACACAACAAGATTTAGAGACTATTGATATGAGTACTGTTGGTATATCATATGCATCATGCCATTTTAAGGGCCTTTCAACTGGCGGTAATGTATCTAAAGCGATGGCATTAGCTGGTGAACGTGCATCTTATAATACTGTTATAACATATggaaatcaattattattattaggtaCTAAACGTCTTCATATTGTATTTATAAGAACATGGTCTGAAAGATTACGTTATTTAACTTTACAAAAACGTTATCCTGAAGCACTTTCACTTGGTTTATCATTTTATCAAGATAAAGGTAAAGCAGTTGTAGGTTTAagtggtttaaaaaaagttcgtaAACGtatgacatttattaaaacaagTCAAATTCTTATTCAGTATATGCAagaattgattaaattaccagagccaacaacaacaacaacaacaacaacaacaactaaTGAttctaataatgataatttatttaataatactaatgAAAATGATATTATTACAACTTGTGTTGATTATGCCGTacaattagaaaatattcatttattatttggacCACTTTGGGATTTAGTTTGTGaaagtacaatattaaaaGGTTATTATTTACGTGCTTTAGAAGGTCCTTTACTTGATGGTAGTCTTCCACCACGATTACCTCCATTAATTGCTCAACAATTAGTTTCTTTatatgataaagaaaaaaaatttaaatcattacaaacaataatagtattatTGGAGATTGATTGTTTGGATATTCATCAAGTAACAACTTTATGCCGTGAACGTTGTCTTTGGGAGGGACTTATCCATCTTCAAACAGTAGCTTTGGGTGATTATACAGCCCCTATTCATCAATTAATTCCtgtattacaaaattatttaataaatagtaataaatcatcatcatcattattatcatctgACTGTATTAAACTTGGTAATGCTTTACTTGTTTATGCGAGCTGTTGTTTAGCTGGCAGAGGATTTCCACGTGGTGATTTACCAGAGGGACAATCTCAACGTGCTAAAGCTCAAGTACTTGGTGCTTTATTATCACAACATTCAAGTCTTGCAGAAGATAATGAAAGACAATATCCTTATTTACGTACTTTATTACGTTTTGATCCACGTGGCTTTTTAGACGTTATTGCTATGGCATTTCAAGAACCAGAATTTAAAACTGAAATGGGTTATCGTCAACGTCAACGACTTATTGATATATTACTCAGTATTGTTATTCCATCAACACCACTCACTCCTGATAATCCAGATTATTtagatgataataaaaaagctCTAGTATTGGTATTTATTGCCAATCAAATAGCTTCTACAACAGTAACACTTGAATCAAATGTTTTAAATCAACTTGTTGAATTATTATgcactgaaaatataaataaaacaataaaaataactcgAGATGAAAAATTAGAACGTGAAAATGCtgtattacaattaatttataataataaattaaatggaatAACAGATAATACATTATTAAATCTTGCACAgagagttaattattatagaatTTCTCAAGTTATTTATACTGCTCGAGATGATTGGATATCTGTTTGCAAATGTTTTATATCTGATTGTTATCGGCAACATCAAGTTTGGCCTTGGCTCGAAAAACTTTCAACAAGTGAATTAactaaagttataatttttaatattacagaTTTAGTAACTATCGATGTTGATagaatatcaaatttaatagcTAAACGTATACcgactaaaataaataatattattgaaaaattaaataatgaaaatgataaaaataattcaagacttgaatattcacttttattgtcattttttcaattaaatcaatataaagATGATGAACAAGATTATATTAAACTTGAATTATCAACCCAACATTTAGAAAGATTATTAATTCTTATGTGTGAATATGAACCCACTAGAGTTGTTAATCATATGAATGGACCTCATGGATGTCGTTTGGATCAAGCTCTAATAATTGTTCAAAATGCTAATCATCAAGAAGCTATAGCTttaatgtttgaaaaaatggGAAATTATCAGGAagcttttgatttattattaaataaattacaacaaaaattatcaatattctataataataataataataatagcaacaGCAACATTCCAAATaatgatgaaattataataactgcaacaataaatatatctggATTATGTAGAAGATCTGCGGGTAATTTAGATTGGATGCCACTTGTTGAAACCGTTCTTCAgccatataataataataataataataataataataataataataataataataataataataataatagagttGAAATATTACgtggtaaattattaaaagttgttCTTGAAGCACTTAGTGGTACTAATGCTTTGTCAATTGTATTGGAACGAATTTTAAAGCATCCATTGGCAACTTCTGGTACAGTAGGTGATATACGACAATTACTTACTGGAGTATTGACTCATTCGCGATATGAACAAGTTCTTGTTGAAAAAACAGCAAAATTAGTTAGTCTGGAATTACAtgaatcactaaaaaaaactCTCAG agatGCAGGAAGAGCATGTGCTAGTACTTGCACTGTTTGTCCAGTttgtcgaaaaatttttagtcaatcAACAGAttatacagtttttttttgttgtggtCATGGATTTCATTTGCAATGTCtaggtgataaaaaattatgctaCAAATGTCTAAATGACAAAGGTTGGGCACCTGTTGCAACAAATTATAGACCTGAATCCCGACCACTTCCTGAAAGGCCACAAATTATCCCACCGATATTTATGCGCGGTCGTGATTTTACACTTAAACTTGCTGCACCAACTGTTTTACCAAATCTCGaaggtattttttaa
- the LOC103570833 gene encoding uncharacterized protein LOC103570833 yields the protein MAKKNAPAALQTEVSTDEEWSKILERKGLIVVDVYSDWSGPCTGMVSILKKIKMEIGGDLLSYATAKCDNITDLERFRGKSEPTWMFIHNGKMVNLMFGAYCPELQKMLTDEIQKVKNNEPHKFCIGVNETSPEEENRLKILEEERLAKEIAKKEKKKSQIKAQYEAELHHFMTCLNDQTCLILYPWVFKDEEGHKRDKKSSLPYVDLIENILPEHCIVEQELRKHLNLDLVSKIFIESGWEITSDIQQILMDGKCMFMRVKMIRNNIDSNVEKYLLNLLFGEPTLPKLSDQLQEGCFAERHNKPAFIPIGKDNLIFPVVWASPNSINKIMIFKTIFKKYIDTTFPYQDKTDVTPIIVFKFDSTRKNELKVVLEMQESEVIHFGIFERDKPPEAKLIATNIDEYEEKVVEKTGYEAFVCVVKKIGSEAFLTFAGIGPYHVSENPDIAIEESKLYFPDVILADDQSDDEEKPEDSDGRGGEQLNEIADQQLS from the exons ATGGCTAAAAAAAACGCACCAGCAGCTTTACAGACTGAAGTTTCGACGGATGAAGAATGGTCAAAGATTTTGGAACGAAAGGGCCTTATAG TTGTAGATGTTTATTCAGATTGGAGTGGGCCCTGTACTGGAATGGTgagcattttaaaaaaaattaaaatggaaattggCGGTGATTTATTGAGCTATGCAACG gCAAAGTGTGATAATATTACTGATCTTGAACGATTTCGAGGAAAAAGTGAACCAACCTGGATGTTTAttcat AATGGCAAAATGGTTAATTTAATGTTTGGTGCATACTGTCCAGAAttgcaaaaaatgttaactgatgaaattcaaaaagttaaaaataatgagcCGCATAA attTTGTATTGGAGTTAATGAAACAAGCCCAGAAGaagaaaatcgattaaaaatacttgaagaGGAACGTTTAGCTAAAGAAAtagcaaaaaaagaaaaaaaaaaatctcaaataaAAGCCCAATATGAAGCTGAATTGCATCATTTTATGACTTGCTTAAATGATCAAACATGTTTAATACTCTATCCATGGGTTTTTAAAGATGAAGAAGGTCACAAACGTGATAAAAAGTCAAGTTTACCTTATGtagatttaattgaaaatattcttCCAGAACATTGTATTGTTGAACAAGAACTACGAAAACATTTGAATCTAGATCTtgtatcgaaaatttttatagag tCTGGTTGGGAAATAACATCTgatattcaacaaattttaatggatGGAAAATGTATGTTTATGCGGGTTAAAATGATTAGAAATAATATTGATTCaaacgtagaaaaatatttattaaatttactttttggtGAGCCAACTCTACCAAAATTATCAGATCAACTTCAGGAAGGATG ttttgcAGAACGTCACAATAAACCAGCATTTATACCAATCggtaaagataatttaatatttcctgTTGTTTGGGCTTCACCAAATTCGATCAATAAAATCATGATAttcaaaacaatatttaaaaaatatatagatactACTTTTCCT tatCAAGATAAAACAGATGTAACGccaataattgtttttaaatttgatagtacgagaaaaaatgaattgaaagtTGTTTTAGAAATGCAAGAATCTGAAGTTATACATTTTGGTATTTTTGAAAGAGATAAACCACCTGAGGCTAAGCTTATAGCAACGAACATTGACGAATATGAAGAAAAAGTTGTTGAAAAAACAGG aTACGAAGCATTTGTTTGCGTGGTCAAAAAAATAGGATCAGAGGCTTTTTTAACATTTGCTGGAATTGGTCCTTATCATGTTAGTGAAAACCCTGACATAGCAATTGAGGAATCTAAATTATATTTCCCAGATGTTATACTTGCTGATGATCAATCtgatgatgaagaaaaacCAGAAGATTCAGATGGACGTGGTGGAGAACAACTTAACGAAATTGCTGATCAACAACTATCCTAA
- the LOC103570709 gene encoding 60S ribosomal protein L18 encodes MGIDINHKHDRKVRRTEPASQDIYLRLLVKLYRFLARRTGSKFNKIILKRLFMSRINKPPISLARVVRFMKKPHRENCIAVIVGTVTDDARIFECPKLTVCALRVTDKARGRILKAGGEVITFDELALRSPTGSKTVLMQGRRNAREAVKHFGPAPGVPHSHTKPLVRSKGRKFERARGRRRSCGYKK; translated from the exons ATG gGTATTGACATCAATCACAAACATGATCGAAAGGTTCGCCGTACTGAGCCTGCATCgcaagatatatatttacgtcTCCTTGTAAAg ttGTACCGTTTCTTAGCACGACGTACTGGCTCAAAATTTAACAAGATTATTCTTAAACGTTTGTTTATGAGTAGAATAAACAAACCACCAATTTCATTGGCCCGTGTTGTGAGATTTATGAAGAAACCTCATCGTGAAAATTGTATTGCCGTAATTGTTGGTACCGTTACTGATGACGCCAGAATTTTCGAGTGTCCAAAATTGAca gTATGTGCGCTGAGAGTTACTGATAAAGCACGTGGACGGATTCTTAAAGCCGGAGGTgaagtaataacttttgatgAATTGGCGTTGAGATCACCTACTGGAAGTAAGACTGTCCTTATGCAAGGACGTCGTAATGCAAGAGAAGCCGTTAAACACTTTGGACCAGCTCCTGGAGTTCCACACTCACACACAAAACCATTGGTACGTTCAAAGGGTAGGAAATTTGAAAGGGCTCGTGGACGTAGACGCAGTTGTGGATACAAGAAGTAA